The DNA segment GGATTTTCAACTAATTCTCTTCCATTATCCTTTACTGCTGATGCAAATGGTGGATAAACTGGAGTTTGAATAAGAATTTTATCACTATTTTTAGTTAACATTTTTACAAGTATTGACATACTAGGAACAACACCTGGACTATGAATTAAACTACTTGGAGAAATCTCATATCCAAATCTTTTCTTTAACCATTCTGTTGCTGTTTTATAATATGAATCTGGTCTGTATACATATCCAAAAATCTCTTGTTCAACTTTTTTCTTCATACTTTCTACTATTTCTGGAGCGGCTTTTATATCCATATCAGCAACCCACATAGGTATCAAATCATTTCTTCCGAATTTCATCTCCATTTCAGCCCATTTAGCAGAATGATTTTCACTTCTGTCTATTCTTTCATTAAAATTATATTTCATTTTCCCCTCCTAAAAATCATACATTTTCTTAATCATTTTTACTTCCCTATCAAAATTATACATTCTTTTAAATTATAAATCCAGTATTTTTATTAAATAGGTTTTATAATTATAAATTCCATAAGAAAAAAGCTACTGCAGCAATCTGCAATAGCTTTTTCCCTTATCTTTTTTCTTTTGTATATTTTAACCAATCTTTTTCATTGTTAGCGATTTTAGAAAGATCTATCTCTTCTCTCTCTCCAATTTTTGCTTTAAATTTTTGAATTATCTCTTTTTTCTCTCCATTGATGTCTTCAAATCTTATTGTGATTGTATGTCCAACTCCTTTTATATCAGCAGCACCTTTTTTAAATGCTCTAACTTTTTTAAATGGAGATTTATCAATACTATATTCTATTACTTTAGGAACTTCTTGTCCTTTTTTTCCATTGCTTAATATTACTTTATGAAGTCTTCCTGTCATAAATAACATAATTGATATTAAGATTGTAATTCCTATTACAACTATCCAACTTACTAATCTTTTCATTATTTATCACCCTCTGCCTTCTCAGAATTTCTCTCTAAAGTAGCTCTTCTTTGTTCCTCTTGCTCTTTTTCTCTTATTCTTTGATGTAAAACAAGTGTTAAAGCAACTACTCCATAAGAAACAAATACTCTAAAATATTCTCCTATATAAGCTGAACCCATTAACTCTTTACCAGCATTTGGTGAAACTATAAATAGCATATGGAATAAAAATACTCCACTTATCGCATTGACGATACTTGCTTTTGAAGCATTAGCTCCTCCAACTAAAAGAGCTGCTATTGAGAACATTCCTATTTGCTCGTGGCTGTTGTAAGTATTCATTGTTCCCATATTTTGTAAATATATTATTTGTCCAAAACCTGCTAGTACAGTTGAAATAACTATCGCAATTATTCTTGTTTTATCAACATCTATTCCAGCTGTTTTTGCAACCTCTATATCTTGACCGATAGCTCTCATATCTTGACCTAGTTTTGTTTTTCTAAACCATACAGTAAAAAATCCAAGAACCATTATAATTAAAAATGTAAATACTGGAATTTCTACTCCGCCTATTGAAAATGATAGAAAACTATCTAAAGACTGTCTAATATTTACTAAGTCTATAGCATTTCTAACTCCATATCCTCTTGATAAAAGAAGTTTTTTATCACTTAAAGGTATCACTTTTCCCATACCATATAAAACAACAAGTTGATAAACTCCATTTATAAAAAATCCTAGTATCATAGAAGTTATCATCTCTCTACCTTTAGCCTTATTTAAAATACTTCCTCCCATTATTCCTAAAAGAATTGAAAATGGTATTGAAATTATACTTGCTAAAAATATTCCCTGCATTCCTACTATTTGCCAATCTGTTATAAATATCAAAGCTATTTGACCTGCCATAGCTCCAAGAACTATTCCAAAGTTAAGTCCCATACCTGCTACAACTGGAATTAAAAGTGATAACACTAAAAATAAATTTCTAGAAAATCTTTGCACTATTTCTTGCATTGTTGAAACAAATCCTAATCCTGAAAGTGGAAAAGCTATAACTATTAATGTTAGCATTAGGATAGGTACTAAATTACTAATTAAAGATTTTTTTAAATTGCTATTCATCTTATCTTTCCCCCTTTCTAGTTAAAGCATAAAGTATCATTCCATTTGATACTATTATTCTTATAGTTTCTGACATATCTGTTTTTATAACTGCATTTACTACACTTGGTGTCATTGTAAGTATTCCTTGAAATAAAAAAGTCCCAACTATTACATTTACAATTGTAGCTTTATTAACTGAAGCCCCTCCAATTAATATTGCAGCTATAGCAGGAAACGCCATATAAAAAGGTGCTAAATAAAGTTGAACAAATCCAAAACTTTGTTGATAGATTACTATTCCCACTGCCGCTAAAACACTTGAAAATATTACAGATTTTATTCTTTCCTTATCTATATTTATTCCTGTTGCTTTAGCAAATTTTTCATTAGTTCCAACAGCTTTCATTGCAAGTCCTGATCTAGTTCTAAAATATATCCATATTATTCCAGCTATCACAGTAAAAATTAAAAGTTCCCCAACTGGAAAATTTCCAAGATTAATATGTAAAGTTTTTTCCAATACTCTATGCCAATAGTTTTCAACACTGACAGTTGTACGAAGTCCTTCTCCACCATATGCCCAAATCATATCAGCACTTTTAAATGGAAGAATAAGCCACATTATACACATTAAAGCAACTGAAGAGAATCCTATATAAGTTGCTATCATCATCTCTCCACCTTTTACTTTATTTAATATCAAACCATAAAGCCAACCAAATATCACTCCAAAGAAAGCTCCCACAAGTATTGCAACTAAAAATCCTCCTATTCCTACAAGTCCCATCTCTATACTTATAACAGCTCCTAAAAGTCCAGCTTCAACTCCTAATGGCATACCAAAGTTTAATCCTGTTCCAGCTTGTATCATTGGAACTAATGATAAAACAAGCACAACATTCATTCCAAATCTTACAAAAGTGTCTCCTAAAGCTGATTTTAAATCCAAACCTATAAAAGGACAAGCCACATACATACTTAGTAGAAACAGACCTATTATTATTCTTGGCCAACCAAATTTCTCAATATATTTATTTATATTCATTATTTACTTCCTCCTACTCCAGTCATATATTTACCAAACTCTATAATATTAGCTTCTGGTGATAATACTCCTGCCACTTTTCCTTCATTTATTACTGCTATTCTGTCGCAAACAGATCTTAATTCTTCCACTTCAGAAGAAGTAATTATTATAGTTGTACCTTTCTTTTGATTATATTCTTTTAAAATATCCAAAACTAATTTTTTAGCTCCAACGTCTATTCCCCTTGTTGGTTCTGATACAAACATAAGTTTTGGATCCATTGTAAAAGCTTTTGCTAAACATACTTTTTGTTGGTTTCCTCCACTTAGCTCATGTACTTTTTGCTTAGAGCTCATACATCTTATTTCTAATTGATCAATATATTTTTTTGCATTTTCTTCTATAGCTTTTTCATCAGAATATTTTATGCACCCAAAAAGTTTTTTTAGGAACATCTCTTTTATTTGAATTGCTGGATAAGCAATATTCATCTCTATTGATTTATCTAATAAAAGTCCTACACCTTTTCTATCTTCTGACACAAAAAACATTCCTTTTTTTAATGGATCTTCAGGGTCATTTATTTTTATCTCTTCGCCATCAAATTTAACTGAACCTGTTGAATAATAAAGTCCCATTACTCCATTAGCAACTCCTATTTTTCCTTGTCCAGCCATTCCAGCAAGTCCTAAAATCTCCCCTCTTCTAACTTTTAAATTAAGATTTTTTACTGTTTCTCCTGGCATATCCACACAAAGATTTTTTATATCTAAGATTGCTTCTGAATCATCTACTTTTAATTTATGTTCTTCATTGTGAACTTCTTCTGTTTCTTCTATTTTTCTTCCTATCATCCATTGAGTTATCTCATCAACATTTGTTTCTTTAGCTGGTACAGAGTTTATCATAACCCCATCTCTTAAAACTACAACTTTATCACAAGCATCTATTATTTCATTTAATCTATGAGTGATAAATATTATTGCAATTCCCTTTCTAGAGAGATTTTTTATTGTGCTAACTAAAACTTCAGCTTCACTTTCTGTCAATACCGCAGTAGGTTCATCTAAAACCAATAATTTTATTTTTTCTCTTTCTATCTCTCTTGCAATCTCTGTAAATTGCATATGAGCTACTGGCATTTGTTGAATATATTCTTCATCATCTATTGTAATTCCTAGTTGGTTAATTGCCCCTTGAGCTCTTTCTTTTGTTTTGCTTTCATCTATTACTTTTATTCTTTCACCAAATAATAACTCTAATAAACTTTGTTTTGTAGTTTCTCTATTAAGAACTATATTTTCTCCAGCAGAAAAACCAGGAATTAATGAAAATTCTTGGTGAACCATTCCAATACCAGATACTAAAGCATCAAAAGGACTATTAAAATTAACTACCTCATCTTCTAGCCTAACTTCTCCGTTATATCCTCCTGTTTCTTTTATAACAGGCATACCGAAGATTATTTTCATAAGAGTAGATTTTCCAGCTCCATTTTCTCCTACAAGCCCTACTATCTCTCCCTCTTTTATTTCTAAATTTATATCTTTTAAAACTATATTCTCTCCAAAAGATTTTGATAGATTAGATATTTTCAGTAATGTTTTACTCATTGACCTCCACCTTTCAACTTTTAAAATATACTAAATAAAATCTCACTAAATTTTATTTAAAATATTTTAAAAAATATGACAAATATAGAAAATCTATATTTGTCATATTCATCATTTTCTATTATTTTTTACTATTTAACACTAAAGTATTTTTCAGGTACTTCTAAACCTGTCATACCTAAATATCCTTTACCAAATACATAAGTATCTTGATATATTAATATGAAGTTATCTCTCTCTACTCCGTCACTATCAACAAAGTAACTTCCGTTCCATCCAGCTCCCGGTGTATTAGCTTTTAATGAATCCATCACAGCATCAAAGTCTAACATTTCTGATTTTCCTTCAACTACATTTACTGCGTGGTCAGCTAATGCTTGAGCTCCTGCAAAGTTGTAAGAGTATGCCCAAGTTCCCATTCTTCCACCAGCACCTTTATCAACTACTGCTTTTTCTACTTTTGCAAGTATTTTTGGCCAATTTCCTCTTTCATCTTCAGAGAATTTTATTCCTAAAGCTCCAGGGTATCCCATTGTTGGAGATGGTAAATCTGCTTCTACAAAGTATCCTCCCTCTTCAGCAACTCTTTTTAATAGTGGCTCTGTATGAGCATCGTTTGTACAGAAGAAAGCAGTTTCTTTTCCATATTGTTTTAACCAGTTAGGAACTTGCTCTAAAATATATTGTTGTGCTCCTGCTACTCCAACATCACTTACTGGGTCTGGAGCAGATACTTCATAGAATCCCATTCCTAAATCTTTTGCTGCTTCTTTCATTATATTTCTTCTTCTTGACATCATTTCGTAGCTTAAATGTCTTGGGAAAGAAACGTGAACAAAGTTTTTAGCTCCCATATCCTTCGCTGCTTTTACCATTAAATATCCTCTAGCTATTGAGTCTGGATATAGAGTTAAATCTGTAACATCAGCTACCATTTCTGGATCTTCGTGTGGATTATTTGCTAATAAAACAATATCAGGTCTTTTATCTCTAACTCTTCTGAATGCTTCCACTGTTCCAGGAATTGCTTCTGTCATAATTATAGCTTTCATTTTTGGGTCATCAGCAAGAGAAGTTATTTGAGTTATAGTTGTTTCCATCTCCTGCATAAAGTTATCTGGATAAGTTAGATGTATAACTTTTCCTCCTTTGTCAGCTCTACCATATTTTTCCATTACAGCTTCTGCTCCTCTTAAAGCATCTTCAGATTGAGATACTGTTCCACTTAATACACCTATATGATAGTCAGCTTCTGAAAATGAAATGGCAGACATTCCCATTAATAAACAACTAAACAATACTTTTTTCATATTTCCCTCCTTAACGACCCCATTTTTTTATTTTTTGTTTTATTTTATAGTATCACTGTATCTATTTCACAAACAGTTTTGTTGTGAGATATTATACTCTTTATTTTCTTAATTGTCAATTTTTTTTAGTGGCTTATTTTTCTAAATTTTATATCACATCATTTCATTTAGTCTCATATTTTATATAATTTTAAAACTTTTAATTTGATTATTTTTTTATAAAATTGCCATTTTTATTACTTAATTAAACGATATTCATTTTTTAGATAACATATATTTATTTTTTATATTTTTTATTTTTTTATTCTAAAATTTATGATTTTTTATAAAAATATATTAAAATATAAAATTTTTTGTTTTTTCACATAATAAAGTTTTTTTACAATCTAACTTTTTTAATATTTTTATTTTTTATCATTATATTTTATTCTATCCAAACTATAATTTTAAATTTTTCACTCTATTTTAAAATGTCATTTATTTTTTTTATAATTAATATCATCTTTATTTATACTAAAGGACTATTTTTTTAATATAGTAAAAATATTTTTTTCTTTTATAATTCAAATAAAAATATAATTTAATAATAAATTTCCTACATTTTAATAAAAAAAATTAAAAATTTTTCTTGCTTTTTTGTTTATTTTGTTTTATACTTACCTCAACAAATAAAAAACGAATTTAAAAAGGAGGAAGAATATGTCTTTAATACTTAGCATAATATTTGTCATATGTATAATACTGATTATAATAAAAAATACAATCAAATATGCAGATGTTTATTGTTAGGGAAAATTTCGGTCATATTCTGTCGCTTCTATTTAAAATAAATTTTGTATAGTTTAAACTAAAATTTTAAAGGATTTTTTAGATTAAACTTTAATTTTCAGGAATGTGATTTTTAATATTAGAAGATTTTGGGATAACCTAACAAGGTTGTCCTTTTTTTATAAAAAAATTTTTAATTGAAATTTTAAATATATTAAGGGAGGGATTTTTATGAAAAAACTAAATACTTTTTTAATGGGTGCTTCTTTATTTCTTGTAGCTTGTGGGGGAACAAAAGAAAATTCTACTGATTCTAACGTTATGAAAGTTGGAGGAATTGGACCTTTAACAGGACCTCTTGCTATCTATGGTGTAAGTTCTACAAATGGTTCTAAACTTGCTATGGAAGAAATCAATAAAAACGGTGGAATTCTTGGAAAACAAGTTGAATACATTGTTCTTGATGAGAAAGGAGACTCTACAGAGGCTGTTACTGCTTACAATAGATTAGTTGATGAAGGAGTTGTAGCTCTTATTGGAGATATCACTTCTAAACCATCACTTGCTGTTGCTGAAGTTGCTGCCCAAGATAATCTTCCTATGATTACTCCAACAGGAACTCAATTTAATATTACTGAAGCTGGAGCAAATGTATTCCGTGTATGTTTTACTGACCCTTATCAAGGTGTCGTTCTTGCAAACTTTGCTAAAAATAACTTAAATGCAAAAACTGTAGCTGTTGTAGTTAATAACTCAAGTGACTATTCTGATGGAGTTGCAAAGGCATTTGTTGAACAAGCTGAAAAACTTGGTTTAAAAGTTGTAGCCAAAGAGGGATATTCTGATGGAGATAAAGATTTCAGAGCTCAACTTACAAAAATTCTTCCAACTAATCCTGATGTTCTTGTAGTCCCAGATTATTATGAACAAGTAGCTTTAATTACTGTTCAAGCTAGAGAAGTTGGACTAAAATCTACTTTCATCGGTCCTGATGGTTGGGACGGAGTATCAAAAACTCTTGACTCTAGTGCTTATGGAGCTGTAGAAAATTCATATTTCACTAACCATTATTCATTACAAGATACTTCTCCAAAAGTTCAAAATTTCTTAAAAGCATATAGAGAAACTTATAATGAAGATCCTTCTGCTTTCTCTGCTTTATCATATGATGCTGCTTATATGTTAAAAGCTGCAATGGAAAAAGCTGGTTCTACTGATAAACAAGCTGTAGTGGATGCTCTTAAAACTCTTGATTATGATGGTGTAACAGGACATTTAACATTCGATAAAAAAAATAACCCTGTTAAAGCTGTTACAGTTTTAAAAATTGTAAATGGTGAATACACATTTGACTCTGTTGTGGAACCTACTAAATAGATAATAATTATGTTAGGAATAGAGCTGAAAATAAAATATAATTTTACTCTCAGCTCTCCTACTTTAAATAAATTTTTAAGGAGAGAAATATGGAATTTTTACTTCAAATTATAAATGGTTTACAGATAGGAAGTATCTATGCTCTTATATCACTTGGATATACAATGGTTTATGGTATTGCTCAATTGATTAACTTTGCTCACGGAGATATTATTATGGTAGGAGCATATGTTTCTCTTTTCAGCATTCCAGCTTTTGCAAGAATGGGATTACCCGTATGGCTTACTATGATACCAGCTATTTTTATTTGTGTTCTTTTAGGTATGCTTACAGAAAGAATAGCTTATAGACCTCTTAGAAATTCTCCAAGAATTTCCAATCTTATTACAGCCATAGGAGTAAGTCTATTCTTAGAAAATCTTTTTATGAAATTATTTACTCCAAATACAAGACCTTTCCCAAAAGTTTTCACTCAACCTCCTTTGACTTTTGGAGGACTTCATTTAAACTTTGGAACTGTGGTTACTATTGCAGTAACACTTGTTCTTTCTATGGGATTACAATATTTTATGAAAAAAACAAAATATGGTAAAGCGATGCTTGCTACGAGCGAGGATTATGGAGCAGCAAAACTTGTTGGAATAAATGTAGATCACACTATCCAACTTACATTTGCAATAGGAAGTGGACTTGCTGCAGTCGCTGCTGTTCTTTATGTAGCTTCTTATCCACAAGTTCAACCTCTTATGGGGTCTATGCCAGGAATTAAGGCATTTATTGCTGCTGTTCTTGGAGGAATTGGAATTCTTCCAGGAGCTGTATTAGGAGGATTTATTCTTGGAATAGTTGAAAGTCTTACAAGGGCATATCTTTCTTCTCAACTTGCAGATGCTTTTGTTTTTGCAATATTAATTATTGTACTTTTAGTAAAACCTACTGGTATTTTAGGTAAAAATATAAGAGAAAAAGTATAGGAGGAGTTTTAAATTATGGATAAATATAAAAAATTAAGTTATATATTTACTCTTGTACTGGTTTTAGTACTTTATGCAGTTATTGGTGGACTTATTGGTCTAGGAATAATCTCAAGATATCAGACAGGTATATTAATTATCATTTGTATCAATATTATTTTAGCTGTTAGTCTTAATATTACAGTTGGTTGTCTTGGACAGATTACAATTGGTCATGCTGGTTTTATGTCTGTGGGAGCTTACGCTGCTGCACTTTTCTCAAAATCAGGAATTATTGACGGAATTCCTGGATATATTTTAGCACTTATTATTGGAGGAATAGTTGCTGGTATAATTGGAGTTATCATAGGTATTCCAGCTTTAAGACTTAACGGAGATTATCTTGCAATAATTACATTAGCCTTTGGAGAAATTATAAGAGTTTTAATAGAATATTTTAAATTTACTGGTGGAGCTCAAGGACTTCGTGGAATTCCACGCACAAGTAGCAGTTTTACGATAATTTATTTTGTGACAATTATTTCTGTTGTGATAATGTTTTCTCTTATGACTAGCCGCCATGGACGTGCTGTTTTAGCTATCCGTGATGATGAAATAGCTAGTGGAGCATCTGGGGTAAATACTACTTATTACAAAACATTTGCATTTACAGTATCAGCTATCTTTGCAGGTGTTGCTGGGGCAGTTTATGCTCATCATTTAGGAATTTTAGGGGCAAAACAATTTGACTTCAATTACTCAATCAACATTCTTACAATGGTTGTTCTTGGAGGAATGGGAAGTTTTACAGGTTCTATTCTTTCTGCTATTGCCCTTACTATTCTACCAGAAATTCTTCGTGGATTTTCTGATTATCGTATGATTATTTATTCATTACT comes from the Fusobacterium perfoetens genome and includes:
- a CDS encoding DUF6672 family protein, whose product is MKRLVSWIVVIGITILISIMLFMTGRLHKVILSNGKKGQEVPKVIEYSIDKSPFKKVRAFKKGAADIKGVGHTITIRFEDINGEKKEIIQKFKAKIGEREEIDLSKIANNEKDWLKYTKEKR
- a CDS encoding ABC transporter permease — its product is MNSNLKKSLISNLVPILMLTLIVIAFPLSGLGFVSTMQEIVQRFSRNLFLVLSLLIPVVAGMGLNFGIVLGAMAGQIALIFITDWQIVGMQGIFLASIISIPFSILLGIMGGSILNKAKGREMITSMILGFFINGVYQLVVLYGMGKVIPLSDKKLLLSRGYGVRNAIDLVNIRQSLDSFLSFSIGGVEIPVFTFLIIMVLGFFTVWFRKTKLGQDMRAIGQDIEVAKTAGIDVDKTRIIAIVISTVLAGFGQIIYLQNMGTMNTYNSHEQIGMFSIAALLVGGANASKASIVNAISGVFLFHMLFIVSPNAGKELMGSAYIGEYFRVFVSYGVVALTLVLHQRIREKEQEEQRRATLERNSEKAEGDK
- a CDS encoding ABC transporter permease subunit; its protein translation is MNINKYIEKFGWPRIIIGLFLLSMYVACPFIGLDLKSALGDTFVRFGMNVVLVLSLVPMIQAGTGLNFGMPLGVEAGLLGAVISIEMGLVGIGGFLVAILVGAFFGVIFGWLYGLILNKVKGGEMMIATYIGFSSVALMCIMWLILPFKSADMIWAYGGEGLRTTVSVENYWHRVLEKTLHINLGNFPVGELLIFTVIAGIIWIYFRTRSGLAMKAVGTNEKFAKATGINIDKERIKSVIFSSVLAAVGIVIYQQSFGFVQLYLAPFYMAFPAIAAILIGGASVNKATIVNVIVGTFLFQGILTMTPSVVNAVIKTDMSETIRIIVSNGMILYALTRKGER
- a CDS encoding sugar ABC transporter ATP-binding protein, encoding MSKTLLKISNLSKSFGENIVLKDINLEIKEGEIVGLVGENGAGKSTLMKIIFGMPVIKETGGYNGEVRLEDEVVNFNSPFDALVSGIGMVHQEFSLIPGFSAGENIVLNRETTKQSLLELLFGERIKVIDESKTKERAQGAINQLGITIDDEEYIQQMPVAHMQFTEIAREIEREKIKLLVLDEPTAVLTESEAEVLVSTIKNLSRKGIAIIFITHRLNEIIDACDKVVVLRDGVMINSVPAKETNVDEITQWMIGRKIEETEEVHNEEHKLKVDDSEAILDIKNLCVDMPGETVKNLNLKVRRGEILGLAGMAGQGKIGVANGVMGLYYSTGSVKFDGEEIKINDPEDPLKKGMFFVSEDRKGVGLLLDKSIEMNIAYPAIQIKEMFLKKLFGCIKYSDEKAIEENAKKYIDQLEIRCMSSKQKVHELSGGNQQKVCLAKAFTMDPKLMFVSEPTRGIDVGAKKLVLDILKEYNQKKGTTIIITSSEVEELRSVCDRIAVINEGKVAGVLSPEANIIEFGKYMTGVGGSK
- a CDS encoding DUF3798 domain-containing protein; protein product: MKKVLFSCLLMGMSAISFSEADYHIGVLSGTVSQSEDALRGAEAVMEKYGRADKGGKVIHLTYPDNFMQEMETTITQITSLADDPKMKAIIMTEAIPGTVEAFRRVRDKRPDIVLLANNPHEDPEMVADVTDLTLYPDSIARGYLMVKAAKDMGAKNFVHVSFPRHLSYEMMSRRRNIMKEAAKDLGMGFYEVSAPDPVSDVGVAGAQQYILEQVPNWLKQYGKETAFFCTNDAHTEPLLKRVAEEGGYFVEADLPSPTMGYPGALGIKFSEDERGNWPKILAKVEKAVVDKGAGGRMGTWAYSYNFAGAQALADHAVNVVEGKSEMLDFDAVMDSLKANTPGAGWNGSYFVDSDGVERDNFILIYQDTYVFGKGYLGMTGLEVPEKYFSVK
- a CDS encoding ABC transporter substrate-binding protein, with product MKKLNTFLMGASLFLVACGGTKENSTDSNVMKVGGIGPLTGPLAIYGVSSTNGSKLAMEEINKNGGILGKQVEYIVLDEKGDSTEAVTAYNRLVDEGVVALIGDITSKPSLAVAEVAAQDNLPMITPTGTQFNITEAGANVFRVCFTDPYQGVVLANFAKNNLNAKTVAVVVNNSSDYSDGVAKAFVEQAEKLGLKVVAKEGYSDGDKDFRAQLTKILPTNPDVLVVPDYYEQVALITVQAREVGLKSTFIGPDGWDGVSKTLDSSAYGAVENSYFTNHYSLQDTSPKVQNFLKAYRETYNEDPSAFSALSYDAAYMLKAAMEKAGSTDKQAVVDALKTLDYDGVTGHLTFDKKNNPVKAVTVLKIVNGEYTFDSVVEPTK
- a CDS encoding branched-chain amino acid ABC transporter permease produces the protein MEFLLQIINGLQIGSIYALISLGYTMVYGIAQLINFAHGDIIMVGAYVSLFSIPAFARMGLPVWLTMIPAIFICVLLGMLTERIAYRPLRNSPRISNLITAIGVSLFLENLFMKLFTPNTRPFPKVFTQPPLTFGGLHLNFGTVVTIAVTLVLSMGLQYFMKKTKYGKAMLATSEDYGAAKLVGINVDHTIQLTFAIGSGLAAVAAVLYVASYPQVQPLMGSMPGIKAFIAAVLGGIGILPGAVLGGFILGIVESLTRAYLSSQLADAFVFAILIIVLLVKPTGILGKNIREKV
- a CDS encoding branched-chain amino acid ABC transporter permease — encoded protein: MDKYKKLSYIFTLVLVLVLYAVIGGLIGLGIISRYQTGILIIICINIILAVSLNITVGCLGQITIGHAGFMSVGAYAAALFSKSGIIDGIPGYILALIIGGIVAGIIGVIIGIPALRLNGDYLAIITLAFGEIIRVLIEYFKFTGGAQGLRGIPRTSSSFTIIYFVTIISVVIMFSLMTSRHGRAVLAIRDDEIASGASGVNTTYYKTFAFTVSAIFAGVAGAVYAHHLGILGAKQFDFNYSINILTMVVLGGMGSFTGSILSAIALTILPEILRGFSDYRMIIYSLLLILTMIFRPTGLFGRKEFQITPIIRKFVKSKEEKKDE